A stretch of Anas acuta chromosome 3, bAnaAcu1.1, whole genome shotgun sequence DNA encodes these proteins:
- the SLC30A10 gene encoding calcium/manganese antiporter SLC30A10 isoform X1: protein MGRYSGKTCRLIFMLVLTVGFFVAELVSGYLGNSIALVSDSFNMLSDLISLCVGLTTGRIARRSRRGPRATYGYSRAEAVGALSNAVFLTALCFTICVEALLRLARPERIDDAELVLIVGALGLAVNLVGLLVFQDWGACCRRTPAPPPAVAAAPTGGAPEPRDAADRAGESPNDQKSPEEGSGKKVEKKSEALNIRGVLLHVMGDALGSVVVVVAATIFHVLPLGPDAPCNWQCYIDPSLTIIMVVIILSSAFPLIKETSIILLQMVPKGVNMQLLTDRLARVPGVISLHEVHVWELAGGKNIATLHVKCQTPTDYQDAAYKIRKIFHEAGIHSVTIQPEYIDRKTSHLLCSSPCISKACDSQLCCSQQEAPLAKSNGYTEKNDSCLSALHKDNGSSKSDIEIPIECALTENSVKDEKNCEVSDNSQLSSTRF from the exons ATGGGGCGGTACTCGGGCAAGACGTGCCGCCTCATCTTCATGCTGGTGCTCACCGTCGGCTTCTTCGTGGCCGAGCTGGTGTCGGGCTACCTGGGCAACTCCATCGCGCTGGTGTCCGACTCGTTCAACATGCTGTCCGACCTCATCTCGCTCTGCGTCGGGCTCACCACCGGCCGCATCGCCCGCCGCAGCCGCCGCGGGCCCCGCGCCACATACGGCTACAGCCGCGCCGAGGCGGTGGGCGCCCTGAGCAACGCCGTCTTCCTCACCGCCCTCTGCTTCACCATCTGCGTGGAGGCCCTGCTGCGCCTGGCCCGGCCCGAGCGCATCGACGACGCCGAGCTGGTGCTCATCGTCGGCGCCCTGGGCCTGGCCGTCAACCTGGTGGGGCTGCTGGTCTTCCAGGACTGGGGCGCCTGCTGCCGCCGCACCCCGGCTCCGCCGCCCGCTGTCGCCGCCGCCCCGACGGGGGGGGCGCCCGAGCCGCGGGACGCCGCCGACCGAGCAG GTGAATCCCCAAACGACCAAAAAAGCCCTGAAGAGGGGTCTGGGAAGAAAGTAGAGAAAAAGTCCGAAGCCTTGAACATCAGAG gTGTTCTTTTGCATGTTATGGGAGATGCACTTGGGTCTGTGGTTGTGGTAGTTGCTGCTACAATTTTCCATGTACTTCCTCTGGGGCCTGATGCTCCTTGTAACTGGCAGTGCTACATTGATCCAAGCCTGACAATAATTATGGTGGTCATCATCTTGTCTTCTGCATTCCCACTCATCAAAGAGACCTCAATTATTTTGTTGCAGATGGTTCCCAAAGGTGTTAATATGCAACTACTGA CTGACAGACTAGCTCGTGTACCAGGGGTTATCAGCCTTCATGAGGTGCATGTGTGGGAGCTTGCAGGTGGCAAGAATATTGCTACTCTTCATGTCAAGTGCCAAACACCTACTGATTACCAGGATGCTGCttacaaaataagaaagattttCCATGAAGCAGGGATCCATTCTGTGACCATCCAACCTGAGTACATTGACCGCAAGACCTCCCACCTCCTGTGCAGCTCACCCTGCATCTCAAAAGCTTGTGactctcagctctgctgcagtcagcagGAGGCACCGCTGGCTAAAAGTAATGGCTATACTGAGAAAAATGATAGCTGCCTTTCTGCACTGCATAAAGACAATGGTTCAAGTAAAAGTGATATTGAAATCCCTATTGAGTGTGCACTGACAGAGAATAGTGTTAAAGACGAGAAAAATTGTGAAGTGTCTGACAATTCGCAGTTGAGCAGTACGCGATTTTAA